A single genomic interval of Streptomyces sp. NBC_00663 harbors:
- a CDS encoding carotenoid oxygenase family protein — MWDPSNMFLNGPYAPWREEGEAFDLEIEGRLPEGLSGALFRVGPSPLYRPQNPSRYHWFDGDGMVHGIFLRDGRATYRNRYVQTAGLKEEMELGQAIYGGFMNGRDTPLPPGKFPNNPANTHVQLYGSRLLAFCEGYPPRELRPDTLETVSEQYNFRGGLVGPLTAHHKVDPTNGDFLTFGNMDGAVTWYRADRDGNILDRHSVDLGFPALTHDYAVTTDYAIWLVSPATARIERIFNGQPSTVWEPEKLETCRWVVLHRRTGEVTSVEASDAFSTSHFLNAYQDGTKIIVDGHRVGQFGPTLKDLESPPPNGDWNWWFKEIITTPWRWELDLATGKSRDIEVTDIQGEFPRINDQRTGLSHQYGYYTTTRGAGDWFTDGLAKHDYRTGETSIQALDGVLTSPGEPVFVPRPGAQAEDDGWLLSVWWDPTTDRSEVIVQEAQDFTGTPIARIKLNHRVPLGFHGSWSDAAELDAAVRGT; from the coding sequence ATGTGGGACCCCAGCAACATGTTTCTCAACGGGCCGTACGCACCCTGGCGCGAGGAGGGCGAGGCCTTCGACCTGGAGATCGAGGGCCGACTCCCCGAAGGGCTGAGCGGTGCCCTGTTCCGGGTCGGCCCCAGCCCGCTGTACCGCCCGCAGAATCCGAGCAGGTACCACTGGTTCGACGGCGACGGCATGGTCCACGGCATCTTCCTGCGTGACGGCCGGGCGACCTACCGCAACCGCTACGTGCAGACCGCGGGCCTGAAGGAGGAGATGGAGCTGGGCCAGGCGATCTACGGCGGTTTCATGAACGGCAGGGACACCCCGCTGCCGCCCGGCAAGTTCCCGAACAACCCCGCCAACACGCACGTGCAGCTGTACGGCAGCCGTCTGCTGGCCTTCTGTGAGGGCTACCCTCCGCGCGAGCTGCGACCGGACACCCTGGAGACGGTCAGCGAGCAGTACAACTTCCGGGGCGGACTCGTCGGTCCCCTGACCGCGCACCACAAGGTCGATCCGACGAACGGCGACTTCCTCACCTTCGGCAACATGGACGGCGCGGTCACGTGGTACCGAGCCGACCGCGACGGGAACATCCTCGACCGTCACTCGGTCGACCTGGGGTTCCCCGCCCTCACTCATGACTACGCCGTCACCACCGATTACGCGATCTGGCTGGTCAGCCCGGCGACGGCACGCATCGAGCGCATCTTCAACGGTCAGCCTTCGACGGTCTGGGAGCCGGAGAAGCTGGAAACATGCCGCTGGGTCGTCCTGCATCGCAGGACAGGCGAGGTGACGTCGGTAGAAGCCTCCGACGCCTTCTCCACGTCACACTTCCTCAACGCCTACCAGGACGGCACGAAGATCATCGTCGACGGGCACCGCGTCGGCCAGTTCGGCCCCACCCTGAAGGACCTGGAGTCACCGCCGCCGAACGGGGACTGGAACTGGTGGTTCAAGGAGATCATCACCACCCCCTGGCGCTGGGAACTCGACCTCGCCACGGGGAAGAGCAGGGACATCGAGGTCACCGATATCCAGGGAGAGTTCCCCCGGATCAACGATCAGCGAACCGGGCTGTCCCACCAGTACGGCTACTACACGACGACACGCGGAGCCGGCGACTGGTTCACCGACGGCCTGGCCAAGCACGACTACCGCACGGGCGAGACGTCGATCCAGGCGCTCGACGGTGTCCTGACCTCCCCGGGCGAGCCCGTCTTCGTGCCCCGCCCCGGCGCCCAGGCCGAGGACGACGGCTGGCTGCTGTCGGTCTGGTGGGACCCGACCACCGACCGCAGCGAGGTCATCGTCCAGGAAGCCCAGGACTTCACCGGCACGCCCATCGCCCGGATCAAGCTCAACCACCGGGTCCCCCTGGGCTTCCACGGCAGCTGGTCCGACGCGGCCGAGCTCGACGCCGCGGTGCGCGGCACCTGA
- a CDS encoding bifunctional glycosyltransferase family 2/GtrA family protein, with protein MEIVVPVHNEERALPGCLRTLHTRLTEGFPFPWRITVADNASTDGTLTVARRLAEELPGVDVVHLERKGRGLALRTVWGSSDADVVAYMDVDLSTGLDGLLPLVAPLATGHSDIAIGSRLAPGARTVRGPRREFVSRCYNGIIRLTHGVRFTDAQCGFKAARTEALGPLLKVTRDDAWFFDTELLLLAEHNGLRVHEVPVDWVEDVDTRVDVVSTATDDLKGLWRMARLKASGAARVELPRRPAPAAEHPDAVLAPPTGRGVLSWEIGCFLAIGILSTIGQALLYWLLRGWWQPAAANLVSLLILTVLNTEANRRLTFRQAETRPARAHLGAGALFVLGYLVTSGAVLWFKHTDPGASAAAETVVLAAASVAVTAVRFAVLRLAVFRRNSTA; from the coding sequence GTGGAGATCGTCGTGCCCGTCCACAACGAGGAACGCGCCCTGCCCGGCTGCCTGCGTACCCTGCACACACGGCTGACCGAGGGCTTTCCGTTCCCCTGGCGCATCACCGTCGCCGACAACGCCAGCACGGACGGCACGCTCACCGTCGCCCGCCGCCTCGCGGAGGAACTGCCTGGCGTCGACGTCGTGCACCTGGAACGCAAGGGCCGGGGCCTTGCCCTGCGCACCGTGTGGGGATCCAGCGACGCGGACGTGGTGGCCTACATGGACGTGGACCTGTCCACCGGTCTCGACGGGCTGCTGCCGCTCGTCGCCCCGCTCGCCACCGGGCACTCCGACATCGCGATCGGCAGCCGGCTGGCGCCGGGGGCGCGCACCGTGCGCGGGCCGCGTCGCGAGTTCGTCTCCCGCTGCTACAACGGGATCATCCGGCTCACCCACGGCGTCCGCTTCACCGACGCCCAGTGCGGATTCAAGGCCGCCCGTACGGAGGCGCTGGGCCCTCTGTTGAAGGTGACCCGGGACGACGCCTGGTTCTTCGACACCGAACTGCTGCTGCTCGCCGAGCACAACGGGCTGCGCGTCCACGAGGTACCGGTCGACTGGGTGGAGGACGTCGACACCAGGGTCGACGTGGTGAGCACGGCCACCGATGACCTCAAAGGGCTGTGGCGGATGGCGCGGCTCAAGGCGTCCGGCGCCGCCCGTGTCGAACTGCCCCGCCGCCCCGCACCGGCCGCCGAGCATCCGGACGCCGTCCTCGCGCCGCCCACGGGGCGGGGCGTGCTGTCGTGGGAGATCGGCTGCTTCCTCGCGATCGGCATCCTCTCCACCATCGGGCAGGCGCTGCTGTACTGGCTGCTGCGCGGCTGGTGGCAGCCCGCTGCCGCCAACCTGGTCTCGCTGCTGATCCTGACGGTGCTGAACACCGAGGCGAACCGCCGTCTCACCTTCCGGCAGGCCGAAACCCGGCCCGCGCGGGCCCATCTGGGCGCGGGCGCCCTGTTCGTACTCGGCTACCTGGTCACCTCCGGAGCGGTGCTGTGGTTCAAGCACACCGATCCCGGGGCCTCGGCGGCCGCCGAGACCGTCGTCCTGGCCGCCGCGTCCGTCGCGGTCACCGCCGTCCGCTTCGCCGTGCTGCGGCTCGCTGTCTTCCGCCGCAATTCCACCGCCTGA